One Alteromonas sp. KC3 DNA segment encodes these proteins:
- the rpoC gene encoding DNA-directed RNA polymerase subunit beta', with translation MKDLLKFLKQQNKTEEFDNIRIGLSSPDMIRSWSFGEVKKPETINYRTFKPERDGLFCARIFGPVKDYECLCGKYKRLKHRGVICEKCGVEVTLTKVRRERMGHIELASPVAHIWFLKSLPSRIGLMLDMTLRDIERVLYFESYVVTEPGMTTLERSQLLNEEEYLDALEEHGDEFEAKMGAEAVFDLLTALNVDADVAAMREELPSINSETKRKKITKRLKLLESFQQSGNKPEWMIMTVLPVLPPDLRPLVPLDGGRFATSDLNDLYRRVINRNNRLKRLLDLAAPDIIVRNEKRMLQESVDALLDNGRRGRAITGSNKRPLKSLADMIKGKQGRFRQNLLGKRVDYSGRSVITVGPTLRLHQCGLPKKMALELFKPFIYGKLEGRGLATTIKAAKKLVEREAPEVWDVLDDVIREHPVLLNRAPTLHRLGIQAFEPTLIEGKAIQLHPLVCAAYNADFDGDQMAVHVPLTIEAQLEARALMMSTNNILSPANGEPIIVPSQDVVLGLYYLTRDKVNGLGEGMVFTSPNEAEKAYRTGNAELHSRVKVRITEYDIDEDGNKTEKVTLTDTTVGRAIFSLILPKGLPFEIINQAMGKKQISKLLNACYRTLGLKDTVIAADQIMYTGFHYAMIAGASVGIDDMVIPAAKKDIIDAAEAEVIEIQEQFQNGLVTAGERYNKVIDIWSNANEKVAKAMMDNLKTDIVINRDGEEEEQSSFNSVYMMADSGARGSAAQIRQLAGMRGLMAKPDGSIIETPITANFREGLNVLQYFISTHGARKGLADTALKTANSGYLTRRLVDVAQDLVITNDDCGTFEGVQMTPLIEGGDVVEPLRERVLGRVVAEDVLKPGTNEVLVERNVLLDEALVDMLEANSVDQIMVRSVITCDNDFGVCAKCYGRDLARGHMVGSGESVGVIAAQSIGEPGTQLTMRTFHIGGAASRASAENSVQVKTAGSLKLHNAKFVRNSDGKVVIVSRSTELTVIDEQGREKERYKVPYGAVLSVDDGATIAAGDIVANWDPHSHPIITERAAKISFADIDDSNTEMQQDELTGLTRIVVKDLAKVNSKEPKLILESDEFGLQEIRLPSFTTIEAKEGKVANEGDVLARIPQESSKTRDITGGLPRVADLFEARKPKEPAILAEISGTIGFGKETKGKKRLVITPAEGDAYEEMIPKWRQLNVFEGEKVEKGEVIADGPESPHDILRLRGISAVANYIVNEVQEVYRLQGVKINDKHIEVVIRQMLRKCIITNPGDTQFLEGEQVEVSNVKVANREIEKHGKIPAQYETQLLGITKASLSTESFISAASFQETTRVLTEAAVQGKEDDLRGLKENVIVGRLIPAGTGFAYHERRAQRRKEQIEEMSVSAAEAEQALTEALNAGADEDTAE, from the coding sequence GTGAAAGACTTATTAAAGTTTCTAAAGCAACAAAACAAGACTGAAGAATTCGATAATATTCGAATCGGTCTGTCTTCACCTGACATGATCCGTTCATGGTCATTCGGTGAAGTTAAAAAGCCTGAAACAATCAACTACCGTACGTTCAAGCCTGAGCGCGACGGTCTGTTCTGTGCGCGTATCTTTGGTCCGGTTAAAGACTATGAGTGTCTTTGCGGTAAGTACAAGCGCCTTAAGCACCGTGGTGTTATCTGTGAGAAGTGTGGCGTTGAAGTTACACTGACTAAAGTACGTCGTGAGCGTATGGGTCACATCGAGCTAGCTAGCCCGGTTGCACACATTTGGTTCCTTAAATCACTTCCGTCTCGTATCGGCCTAATGCTAGATATGACACTTCGTGATATTGAACGTGTACTTTACTTTGAATCATACGTGGTAACAGAGCCAGGTATGACTACCCTTGAGCGCAGCCAACTTCTTAACGAAGAAGAGTACTTGGATGCACTTGAAGAGCACGGTGATGAGTTTGAAGCGAAGATGGGTGCTGAAGCAGTATTCGATCTTCTTACTGCACTTAACGTAGACGCAGACGTTGCGGCTATGCGTGAAGAGCTGCCTTCAATCAACTCTGAAACTAAGCGTAAGAAAATTACTAAGCGTCTTAAGTTGCTTGAGTCATTCCAACAATCTGGTAACAAGCCAGAGTGGATGATCATGACGGTACTTCCGGTACTTCCACCAGACCTACGTCCTCTAGTTCCACTAGATGGCGGCCGTTTTGCAACGTCTGATCTTAACGACCTATACCGTCGTGTAATTAACCGTAACAACCGTCTTAAGCGTCTTCTAGACCTAGCTGCTCCAGACATTATCGTACGCAACGAAAAGCGTATGCTTCAAGAGTCTGTTGATGCGCTTCTAGATAACGGACGTCGTGGTCGTGCGATTACCGGTTCTAACAAGCGTCCACTTAAGTCGCTTGCAGACATGATCAAAGGTAAGCAAGGTCGTTTCCGTCAAAACCTTCTTGGTAAGCGTGTTGACTACTCAGGCCGTTCTGTAATTACCGTTGGTCCTACACTACGTCTTCACCAGTGTGGTCTTCCTAAGAAGATGGCACTTGAGCTATTTAAGCCGTTTATCTACGGTAAGCTTGAAGGTCGTGGTCTTGCCACTACAATCAAAGCAGCTAAGAAGCTAGTAGAGCGCGAAGCACCAGAGGTTTGGGACGTACTAGACGACGTTATCCGCGAACACCCGGTACTACTTAACCGTGCACCTACACTTCACCGTTTGGGTATCCAAGCATTCGAACCAACACTAATCGAAGGTAAAGCGATTCAGCTTCACCCGCTAGTGTGTGCGGCGTACAACGCCGACTTCGATGGTGACCAAATGGCGGTACACGTTCCGTTGACAATCGAAGCACAGCTAGAAGCACGTGCACTTATGATGTCGACGAACAACATTCTGTCACCTGCTAACGGTGAGCCAATTATCGTACCTTCACAGGACGTTGTATTGGGTCTTTACTACCTAACGCGTGACAAAGTAAACGGCCTAGGCGAAGGCATGGTATTTACCAGCCCGAATGAAGCAGAAAAAGCATACCGTACAGGTAATGCTGAGCTTCACTCTCGCGTTAAAGTACGTATTACTGAATATGACATCGATGAAGATGGCAACAAAACTGAGAAAGTAACGCTAACTGACACTACTGTTGGTCGTGCGATTTTCTCATTGATCCTTCCAAAGGGTCTGCCGTTTGAAATCATCAACCAAGCGATGGGCAAGAAGCAAATTTCAAAACTATTGAACGCTTGTTACCGTACGCTAGGTCTGAAAGACACAGTAATTGCTGCTGACCAAATCATGTATACCGGTTTCCACTACGCGATGATCGCGGGTGCGTCTGTTGGTATCGACGATATGGTTATCCCTGCTGCTAAGAAAGACATCATCGATGCGGCAGAAGCAGAAGTTATCGAAATTCAGGAACAGTTCCAAAACGGTCTTGTTACCGCGGGTGAGCGTTACAACAAAGTTATAGATATCTGGTCAAATGCTAACGAAAAAGTAGCTAAGGCCATGATGGATAACCTTAAGACTGACATCGTAATTAACCGCGATGGCGAAGAAGAAGAGCAATCATCATTTAACTCTGTTTACATGATGGCCGACTCGGGTGCTCGTGGTAGTGCCGCTCAGATTCGTCAGCTAGCAGGTATGCGTGGTCTGATGGCTAAGCCAGATGGCTCAATCATCGAAACCCCAATTACGGCAAACTTCCGTGAAGGTCTGAACGTACTACAGTACTTCATCTCAACTCACGGTGCTCGTAAAGGTCTAGCGGATACCGCACTTAAGACAGCTAACTCGGGTTACCTAACGCGTCGTCTAGTAGACGTTGCACAAGACTTGGTAATCACTAACGACGACTGTGGCACATTCGAAGGTGTTCAAATGACACCACTAATCGAAGGTGGTGACGTTGTTGAGCCACTACGCGAGCGTGTACTAGGTCGTGTGGTAGCAGAAGATGTACTTAAGCCAGGTACTAACGAAGTATTAGTAGAGCGTAACGTTCTTCTAGACGAAGCGTTAGTAGACATGCTTGAAGCTAACTCAGTTGACCAAATCATGGTTCGCTCGGTAATCACTTGTGACAACGACTTCGGTGTTTGTGCTAAGTGTTACGGTCGTGACCTTGCACGTGGTCACATGGTGGGTAGCGGTGAATCGGTTGGTGTTATTGCAGCACAGTCAATCGGTGAGCCAGGTACACAGCTAACCATGCGTACGTTCCACATCGGTGGTGCGGCATCAAGAGCATCTGCTGAGAACAGCGTACAAGTTAAGACTGCGGGTAGCCTTAAGCTACACAATGCGAAATTCGTACGTAACTCTGACGGCAAAGTGGTTATCGTTTCTCGTTCAACAGAACTTACTGTTATCGACGAGCAAGGCCGTGAGAAAGAGCGCTATAAAGTACCTTACGGTGCTGTACTTAGCGTGGATGACGGTGCAACCATTGCAGCTGGCGACATTGTTGCTAACTGGGATCCGCATAGTCACCCAATCATCACTGAACGTGCAGCTAAGATTAGCTTCGCAGACATTGATGACTCTAACACTGAAATGCAGCAAGACGAGCTTACTGGTCTAACCCGTATCGTTGTTAAAGACCTTGCGAAAGTAAACTCTAAAGAGCCTAAGCTAATTCTTGAAAGCGACGAGTTCGGTCTTCAAGAAATTCGTCTTCCAAGCTTCACCACTATTGAAGCGAAAGAAGGCAAAGTGGCTAACGAAGGTGACGTGCTAGCACGTATTCCTCAGGAAAGCTCGAAGACTCGTGATATCACGGGTGGTCTACCGCGCGTTGCGGACCTATTTGAAGCTCGTAAGCCTAAAGAGCCTGCAATCCTTGCAGAAATCTCAGGTACTATCGGCTTCGGTAAAGAGACCAAAGGTAAGAAGCGTCTTGTAATTACACCTGCTGAGGGTGACGCGTACGAAGAGATGATTCCTAAGTGGCGTCAGCTTAACGTGTTCGAAGGTGAGAAAGTGGAAAAAGGCGAAGTTATCGCTGATGGTCCAGAGTCTCCGCACGATATCCTACGTCTACGTGGTATCTCAGCAGTAGCAAACTACATCGTGAACGAAGTTCAGGAAGTTTACCGTCTACAGGGTGTTAAGATTAACGATAAGCACATCGAAGTAGTTATCCGTCAGATGCTACGTAAGTGTATTATCACTAACCCAGGCGATACGCAGTTCCTTGAAGGCGAACAGGTTGAAGTATCGAACGTGAAAGTGGCTAACCGTGAAATTGAAAAACACGGCAAGATCCCAGCGCAGTATGAAACACAGCTGCTTGGTATCACTAAAGCGTCACTGTCTACTGAGTCATTTATCTCAGCGGCATCGTTCCAAGAAACAACACGTGTTCTTACTGAAGCTGCGGTTCAAGGTAAAGAAGATGACCTACGCGGTCTGAAAGAAAACGTAATCGTTGGTCGTCTAATTCCAGCGGGTACAGGTTTCGCTTACCACGAACGCCGCGCACAGCGTCGCAAAGAGCAAATCGAAGAAATGTCAGTTTCTGCTGCTGAAGCAGAACAGGCACTAACCGAAGCGCTTAACGCTGGTGCAGACGAAGATACTGCCGAATAA